TGGAGGACACACCGTGCGTACTGGCCGGCGTAGGCGCCCGTCCGGGCAGGCCGCCGGGCTGCTCGCTGCCATGGCACTGACCGCCTCGTGCACGGCGGGAACCGGTGTCACCGGCGGGTCCGAACAGGGCAGCGGGAAGGCCATCAGCTACGAGGTCGGGATGATCAGCCCGCGACCGGGCGGAAATCCGGTCGACGGCGGTACCCTCACCTTCGGCGCGTACTCCGAGCCGACCGTGCTCGACCCTGCCCGCACGATCGTTGCGGGCTCCACCGGTGGTGTGTCGATGGCCGCGATCTACGACGTGCTGATGCGCTACGACACCTCATCCGGCGAGGTGGTTCCCCAGTTGGCCAAGGCGCTCGAGCACAACGCCGATCATACGAAGTGGACACTCACGTTGCGCGACGGAGTGACCTTCAGCGATGGAACACCGCTGAATGCCGCCGCCGTGAAGTGGAGCATCGAACGGTATGTCGAGCTCGGCGCGACCGACGCCGCGCTGTGGAGCGCGAATGTCACCGGGATCGCCACGCCGGACGAGCACGCGGTGGTGTTCCGGCTGAAACGCACCTGGCCGAGCTTCGCGTTCATGCTCGCGGGTGGCCCCGGCATGATCGTCGCACGTTCCGCGGAGGAGGAGGGATTCACTCCGGTTGGTGCGGGTCCGTTCGTCTTCGATCACCACGCCCCCGGTGAGGAGATCGTGCTGCGCTCCCGCGAGGACCACTGGGACGGTGCCGCGCACCTCGATCAGCTTCGGGTGATCTTCCTCGACTCGGCCGAGACCAGATTGGACAGCCTGCGCCAGGGCGGGATACAGGCCGGGTTCTTCCGGGATCCGCCCGCGATCGAGCAGGCGGTCGGGGATGGTTACGCCGGTTTCATGAACCTGGTCTCACTCGGCAACGTCGCGGTGATCAACGCCGCGCCCGGTCGTCCTGGTGCCGACCCCCGGATTCGCAAGGCGATGCATCAGGCGATCGATCCCCAGGTGATCCACGAGCGTGCCTATGCGGGTGCCGACCTCGGCAGCAAGGCCGTGTTCCCGGAGTTCTCCCGCTGGCACACCGACACCGAGCCGCTACCGTACGATCCGAAGGCCGCACGAGCACTGGTGCACCAAGCCAAGGCCGACGGGTTCGACGGCGTCATCCGCTACACCGACGCGCAGGACCCGGCGTCCCGGGCGACGGCGTTGGCCGTGAAGTCGATGCTGGA
This Haloactinomyces albus DNA region includes the following protein-coding sequences:
- a CDS encoding ABC transporter substrate-binding protein; the encoded protein is MRTGRRRRPSGQAAGLLAAMALTASCTAGTGVTGGSEQGSGKAISYEVGMISPRPGGNPVDGGTLTFGAYSEPTVLDPARTIVAGSTGGVSMAAIYDVLMRYDTSSGEVVPQLAKALEHNADHTKWTLTLRDGVTFSDGTPLNAAAVKWSIERYVELGATDAALWSANVTGIATPDEHAVVFRLKRTWPSFAFMLAGGPGMIVARSAEEEGFTPVGAGPFVFDHHAPGEEIVLRSREDHWDGAAHLDQLRVIFLDSAETRLDSLRQGGIQAGFFRDPPAIEQAVGDGYAGFMNLVSLGNVAVINAAPGRPGADPRIRKAMHQAIDPQVIHERAYAGADLGSKAVFPEFSRWHTDTEPLPYDPKAARALVHQAKADGFDGVIRYTDAQDPASRATALAVKSMLERVGFTVELDLVRSVPDQISTVAVEGDYDVAGWGISWREAGPYARMFATLHSAGNLSVGMHTGPEMDTLIERFQQASTAEEQRAAMRGIQQLWNKTVPALVYGPTPELLTWSTSLRGVEGTLNSMVLLDEAWLAR